The sequence below is a genomic window from Lolium perenne isolate Kyuss_39 chromosome 4, Kyuss_2.0, whole genome shotgun sequence.
tctctttctcctccTGGTGACCATTCAAAAAAAAAGTCTTCTTAAGACAAGAGCAAACTTTTACAAAGCACAAGTATGTTATGCTACCTCCATTCTGATgaataaggcttatattatttttaaaaaGTCAAACCATGTAAAGTTTGCTCAATTTTTTACCAAAAAAATGATTAACATGTAAAATAGAAAATCAATGTCATTAGATACATCATGAAATACATGTTTATATGATATCAATAGAATATCATATTTGTTTGTTGATAGATTTTTTCAAAAAGTTTGATCGAACTTTGTGTAGCTTGACTTAAAAAAAACATATTCATTGGAAATGAGGTTATAGATTATCTTCTCCTAGCCACTCATCAcgaaaaatctgaaaaatgtATGTGACATCTCTATGAAAGATGTCCATTCATGATTCATGTATATTTGCAAAACACATTACCGCTCTGGTCACCATTTATTATGGAATATGTGAATATTAAACCTTCACAAATATGCCCACATAAATAGAAGTGTGCCAATATGTCAAATAACCTGTTTCTTCCTATCTCTATTATCGAATACAATGGACAAGATGTTAATGGAAGAGCTTTGTGTGATTATTTTAGTAAATTAGCCAACATCAGATAATTACAAGGAAGTCCTTTATACTGATGATTTTAGTCATTCATTACAAGATACGTGAATATCAATCAAATCTTCATTAATATGTGCACATAAACATGCGCTTTGGCACTGATTTTTCAATATTTCATCAACTTACTATTTCTATCTCTAGCACGGAATAGATATTGACAAATGTAAATGAAGGTTAACAAATGTGAGCGTTAAGCAAACTATTTGCGAAGGCCAAAGCTTTATCTGACTATATTTATAATGCAGATAGAGTAATTACAAATGATGAGTCCTTTATATAGACGATCTACCTGGCATTTATTATGGAAGATATGAATATCAAATATCAAATCTTCACTAATATGTGCACATCAGCACGAAACGTCATTAGTGATGAGCCCAATATCGGCACCGCCAACATGCATATCTGCAACCGCATGCGCTAGAGCTAACCCAGAAGATGCTAGAGCTAACCCAGAAGATGCTGGCACGCTCCGGACAATCAGATAGGTGATTTTGTCCTTACTCCTTCGGGAATTAACAGTATTCCAAACCAAGGACAGCCTCCTTGCCTGCCGATGTTGAACAATCTATCCAACTCAACTCTTTCTAGGTGTTGGACTGTGATGTTAATGGCTCCCGCGTGCTGACTTTCAGATTCATGGTTGTAGTAACATTCCGTTAGAGCATTTTGCCAGGGCTATCCTTATCTCCTTGAGCATCTCGTCAATCCCGATGTGCCGTCTGCAAGGGCAGGAAAACAACAAAATGAGgtataaaaacagaaaagaaggaAACTGTTTCATGCATCACCGAGGAAATGAAACCGGAGAGAAGGACATTGAAAGTACTGTCCTAGAAAACTCTGGGTAGCACAAGCTTAAGGCAACATCGAACATGAACAACAGATATTAATCACGCGTTAGGAACGACCAGATCATACAATATATTAAGCACCCTAGAAGAGATGAGAAAAGTGCAACATATTTTTTTAGCTTAAGTGAGCAAAAAAAAATGCGTTCAGTTGGTCAAGCCAGGAGGCTTACAGTACGCTTGCACCAATAACAGCTTGAGGTCTTGGGTAGTCCCCAAGTTCTTTATCATTGCCTGCTGAGACATGATGTCCGCTGAAGTTTTCATTTGATATTTCTTTGTTGATATTTTTGTCGTGGCATTCTTCAGAGCCCAGTGAAGATATTTCAAATGCCAATGAAGATAACCTATCTTGGGCCTACGAGGGAAGCATTGTTAGGACTCCAACCATGCCAAGAAAGGTCAAAATTTCAAGAGATTGGCTCAAATAGAAAACCAAAGGCTAAAATTAGGATGACATAGTTTGATTCAAGTTAAGCATGAAATTGCACCTTAGGAAGATCAATCTTGTTCAGGACCACAACATAAGGTCTCTCCAGGTATTTAGGGTTATACATCCTTAATTCCTGTAAATAGATGCTTGTCAGAAGATCATTCAACACCACAACTTTACTTGAGAAACAAAAACATAGACATCTTTTTTTTGCAGGAAAATAGACAAACAGTTCTGTTTTTCTTAAGCCTTCACATTCCAAATTAAAATTTGCAACCCCTTAACAAAGCAATAATTATTCTACAGACCTATATTTCTTCCAAGTGCCAACTGGCAAGATCCTAATACTCAATAGCCACAGATTGTTGGTTTCCATTACTCTCATCAGTCCCTTCCCTTTAGTTATATTGATTAAACTTCTGACATACAGTGGGCAACAAGATCATGTCCCCAACTACATCAATAATAACATATCAAAATGTCTCACAGCTGATGCAAGTATAACAACACCTTCAAGGTTCAGGGCTATATAGTGAACATGATTGCATTTTCCCAACAAAATAGAAACTTGGGACTGATGAAAGCAAGTAAAATATTACTTCTCTGACAATCTTATAATCGTTCACAGGGtcatcggcagcagcatcaacgacGTGGACGATTACTCTCGTTCTCCTCAAATGCCTCAAGAAATTGCGACCAAGACCCTGCAGTGCAATTAAACCACATGATGAACCCACAGAAACTAATGACGGGAAGCAACAAGACAACACCTCAAAGAAATATGCTGCAAAAGAAAACAGTACCTTGCCCAGATGAGCACCCTCAATTAGACCTGGCAAATCCGCCAATGTTGCTCCCGAGTTAAACTGCAACGCCCCTAAAGTGGGATCTCCGCCAAGCCTGCCAAGATTTGGCATTAATGTAGTGAATGGATAATCAGCAATGTCTGGCCTTGCTAGTGTGATAGCTGATAGAAGTGTTGATTTTCCAGCATTTGGAAGTCCCTGAAAATGTAAATGAATGCGATTAGGTCAACATGACCAGATGCCAAAGAAATAAACCCGAAGCAACCTCGAAAACTTGATAATCCAATATCTGAACCCTAAAAGTGGAATGGAAGGGACTCTTCACAATTGCAATCCTTCTAAACCAGACTCGTCCAAATCTTGACTCTTGTATATAGTACATGATCCGAAAACTTGCTacccaaaacaaaacaaaaaaacaagagcAGATTCAAAAGAGATGAATGTAGTAGTGCAACACTCTTACCACAAGACCAACATCTGCAACCACCCTTAAGATTAACTCCAAGCTTATTTCCTCGCCAGGCTGCCCATGAGTTAATACCTACAGAGATGAAACAAAATCACAAAAAAATGTGAGAATGGAAAACACTAGTCAACaaataatgatgttactgtaatcTTTGCCTCTTTGGACAATCATAAACCATAATGAGACAACCACACACCAACGAATATCAGTGTACATTAATGTTCAAGAGTTTGTAGGTGTTCGTTGGCATTAGTGACTGAGCATCTGTTGTTTATCCTTAATTACAAATTTGAGCATAGGCTTTACATCAATTGAAGATTTACCAGGCGTGTAAGGACCTCGAGTGGAGGCACACAACTACATGCACTACGCTCTCCGATGGACCGGTGGTATTATTATCTATGTGGTAACTGTTAACACTAAACAAGCGGTTGatgaaaaaaaaaaactaaaaaaaaaagttAATTATAAGACACACAGAGCATTTTATTCCAGTCAAACCTTCCCAAGTTAAAGGCCCTACTAAGACAACCTATTGGTAAAAGGATCGCCATAAAATTAAGGATTCAGAAATTCATAGGAAGCAACTTACCTTGTCAGTAACATCGCGCATGACATTAGGCGATAAAGCCATGGCTTTCCCTCTTTTGTAATCAGGCGCATCGATCAAGCTGATCTACAAAAGTAAATTAAATCTGTAAAACCATAATTATATTATGAAGCATATGTATCATATCAAATGAACAATATcaaaaaacaaaggaaaaagtCCATTACACTGTTTTAAATAAGCAAACCATATACTATTACACTGTGCAATCTGTACTCAAAAGGAATATGTATGGTTCTTTTTGCACATATTTAGTAGAATGAAACTTTATATTATGAAAATATTCTTCTAATGGTACCGTTTTCCCCTCACCAATATAAATATTTGTGTACATAACACATATTACTAGTCAAAGTTAAAAAAATTTGATCGCCCGCTTTCTAAAAAGGCATGTATTTACGGAGGTAGTACTAGTATGTAGATTAATTACCCTGCGAAATCACTATTCCAAGGAATAGGCATGGTTACCATCATCTGAATTAGCCACGGTAACATAGTTCTGCAAATGAACCCAACCCCACCTAAAGTCATATACAATTATGACAACAATTCGTAGCACTATCTTGCCTGGCAGATCAAGTTTAGACTTTGGTACAGCCCTCAGCGTGTATTTTGGTTATAATAGCGGAAAGAAGTTTTAGCGTGTTCTTTGGCTATAATAGAGGAAAGAAGTTTTCAGGGGTAGGACGATTCAACTTGAATGAGTTGAAACTACACAAATGCATTTCAACATATTAAAATCGAATAACTATGATACTTTTTTGCGGGTGAACGAGATTGTATTAGATAGATAGAGTTGTTACAATCTTGATTGATACGATCCCGAAGAGCATCAGCAGCTGAACCTAACCAAACTTCGGTTCTGTTGTCCTGCATACCCAGCAGTGGCGGATCCAGCACAATATGTCAGAGGATGGTCCaacaaattttttttttcattgaactatttttattttttctatggtCTAGGCTAAGTAGAAATTCCAGGGTGGTCCATACACCACCCTGGCCACCCTAGCTGGGTACCTATCTAATTCGTGACTAGTACTGTTACACAATCTAGGAATTTCGGTACTTACCAAGCAGTTTACACAGTTTTCCTGAAAGTGGCATAAAGCGAAGCCTCATCGTGAAATGGTTACTAAGTGCCGTAGAATATGTGCTGTCCATAAGGAACAACTTTCGTCTGATATTGCTAAAGCAAGAGAACTGAGCGCTAGCTCaatggcaaggcttgcgagtgcgcagccagcccacccaGGTTCGAGTCCCAAGGGGACCAAATTAAATGGCTCTTAGCATAGTTATTTAAGTGTTCGCTAAGGGCCGTATGCATTTCTTGAAATTCACACTCCCTCAGTTTAATATCTAACACGACAATACAGCTTAACATCAAGCAACTCACCCCGCCCTGTCCACCCCTAGCGACGAGCACTTCATCACCGGGATGAGCCAAATCAGCAAGAACAGACCCTTTCTTGCGTCTCACAACGGTACCTGCAAATCAATCAAC
It includes:
- the LOC127292359 gene encoding probable GTP-binding protein OBGC2, translated to MATLLLPSHCRVVFSGGSRHPTDLLGGAPRAAASRRPRPIAVACRAATRAKEAPSAGPPPQALAKEAHKYFDHAVISVRAGDGGHGAVLNMPPGPSTDAAPKSRGGKVDKSKGKKGSGKKVSYKRNYDGSVSLPLGGHGGDVVLYADEAEESLLGFHSKPRHCAKRGGNVGANGAMTSRMHNGSAGETLRIPVPVGTVVRRKKGSVLADLAHPGDEVLVARGGQGGISLIDAPDYKRGKAMALSPNVMRDVTDKVLTHGQPGEEISLELILRVVADVGLVGLPNAGKSTLLSAITLARPDIADYPFTTLMPNLGRLGGDPTLGALQFNSGATLADLPGLIEGAHLGKGLGRNFLRHLRRTRVIVHVVDAAADDPVNDYKIVREELRMYNPKYLERPYVVVLNKIDLPKAQDRLSSLAFEISSLGSEECHDKNINKEISNENFSGHHVSAGNDKELGDYPRPQAVIGASVLRHIGIDEMLKEIRIALAKCSNGMLLQP